The Strix aluco isolate bStrAlu1 chromosome 19, bStrAlu1.hap1, whole genome shotgun sequence genome contains a region encoding:
- the LOC141932071 gene encoding transmembrane protein 209-like, giving the protein MAAEQSPATSVIDRAVKMRKEIEARKVVLAWGLLNVSLAGMIYTEMSGKLISSYYNITYWPLWYIERALASLFSLNALFDFWVDFKYTVAPTSLVVSPRQQTLLGLQNAAVQTTPARELAAKKAPSWAPSPPIQGQSVLSSSPSRCPSASPKFTTGCTPGYSPQRRALSSTSAAYGSAGTYSPGSSSVGFPAAAPLLAGHCPPLALGQWKAAA; this is encoded by the exons ATGGCAGCAGAACAGAGTCCAGCAACTTCCGTCATCGACAGGGCCGTCAAGATGAGGAAGGAGATTGAAGCCCGGAAAGTGGTCTTGGCCTGGGGGCTCCTTAATGTGTCTCTCGCAGGCATGATCTATACTGAAAT gtctgGAAAACTCATAAGCTCCTATTACAACATCACATACTGGCCACTCTGGTATATTG aaCGTGCACTTGCATCTCTGTTCAGCCTGAATGCCTTATTTGATTTCTGGGTGGACTTCAAATACACGGTGGCACCGACCAGCTTGGTCGTGAGTCCTCGCCAGCAGACCCTGCTGGGGTTGCAGAATGCAG cGGTACAAACAACTCCAGCGCGTGAGCTGGCGGCAAAGAAAGCCCCGTCTTGGGCACCTTCTCCTCCGATCCAGGGCCAGAGTGTGCTGAGTTCCAGCCCGTCCCGCTGCCCTAGCGCCAGTCCAAAGTTTACTACCGGTTGTACCCCAGGGTACAGCCCTCAACGACGGGCTCTGTCAAGCACCAGCGCTGCTTACGGCAGTGCTGGAACCTattccccaggcagcagctcagtcGG gtttccagctgcagctcctctcctaGCGGGTCACTGTCCCCCACTAGCGTTGGGccagtggaaagcagcagcttaa